CTGGATCATCCAACCGCCTCCGTCGCTGAGCCACTTCTACCCGCCGTTCCCTGAACCCGTAGCTATAGTGTTCTTGCTGTTCCTCGACGAAACAGTTCTCTTGGTGCTGGCAGCCATCACAGAACTTCTTGTCCATCTTCCCCGAGATACGGCCGGTCTCGTAATGGTTCTGCTCGAATGGTTCGTGTCCGGCAGGACACGCAACCATTCTCGTCCCATCCCACTCTGGGGCGGCAAGCGACATCTTCTCCGCCGCAGGCCGTTGACCCGTGATTCCTGTGAAGTGCTGCGTGATCTCCTGATCACGGCAGCACTTTTCTACTTCCTTGTGCGTGTACCCACCATCTACGAGCAGGTCACGTAATCCCGTTTCCTCGGCGAGATTCCTCGCGTCTTCGGCCAAGAGGTCTCCATCATCCGTGTTGTTCGTATCGACTCGAACCGCCGTAATTAGACGAAACGGATTTTCACCATCGCATGTCTCAGCGATATTCGACTTGTAGCCGAAGTAATCTTCCGCGTCCTTGGAACGATACGTCGCTTCGTCGTCGTGAGGGTTTTGCAGTGAGCTGCTGTCGATCTCGTCGGACTCTTCCAGTCCGATGTGATCGTGTCTGTCTTCGGCGTCTCTTTCTAACGACTCGGAGTCGGGTTCATCTTCGGCAGTCTCTGTAGAGTCACTTGAAGAGGTGTACGTTTGGAGTGGCTGCCAGCCCGGTGACTCGTCACCGGGATGGCCCTGATCAGCAGAATCCTGATTATCGTCATCGTCTTCGAGATCAGGAATGCGATAGCATTGTTCGTCGAGGACACGCTGTAGATGAGCGAAGCTGTTCAACCCGGCGTATTCATCCTCGTCTCCGAATCGATCAACAAGCCACGCAGTATGCTCGGCGAGCGTTTCCATCGTTGCGGGAATTTCGCCCGGTTCAAGATGATAGGACAGCTCTAAGTTCTCGATGTCGGCGAACTCGTCATTCCAGCAGGAAGTTCCTGTGCGATCTCCCGAAGGAGATCGCACAGGAAATTGTGAAGCACTTTAGCGAGGAGATCGACACGAGACAGTTGCTTGATGTTGGCCTCAATGAACGTCGAATCCATCCGTTGAGTACTCGCATCAATCTCAAATTCACCCTGAAAGTAGGTACGGTGATTCTCGAAAACCTCGTTTAGCAGGTCGTGACCGGTCTCTTCTTCGTATTCCATCAACCGACGGCGGAAATTGGTGAGTGTCTTCTCACAAATATTGTCTCCGAGTGTCTCCTTTCCTAATACGTTCCTGACGCGAAAGTCGAAGACGTAGGCGTGTTCGAGCTCTTTGTCGGACATACCGGCAGGTGTTAGATAATCTCCAAGGAGACAAGCTCGTTGACTGGCTTGTTCGGACGGCTATACCCGTCGTGGTATAGCCGTTCGAACTTTGTTTCATCAATTTGGGTGAAAACATGTTCGCAGAAGTGAGTAGACCAGTGATTCTGCAGTTTCTTTCGTATCCTGCCTGAAAGGTCTTTCAAAGGCGAAAAGAGCATCTCTTGCTCATGTTCAGTATTTTCTCTAAACACGTTATTACCCAATTTATTGACTTAACGAAACTCTGATGTAAATAACTTACAAATATTATTTTAGACACCTCAATTGAAGTCACATAGAAAACTCAGGTAACTCATCAATACACCTTTCTACGGTGCCGTCATCCTCTGAATTTAGCACGAAAAATCTATCAACTCCTGAGGATTTCAACCGAGCGACTCAACTCTGTTCTCGTCTTGGCTCGTACATGCTACTGAAGCAACTTTCGTCGGGTGTTCACAGCGACTAGACCGCCGCCGGCAATGACTGCGATCGCTGCTGACAGCGGATTGAAGAACCCGACGGCCAACGCCAAGAGAGCGATTCCGTTGTAGGAGAACGCGAGGAGGTTGTTCTGTTTCACGCGACGACGAGCCGCACCCGCTAGGTCGAAGGCGGTTTCGACGGAGCGGATGTCGTTGTCGACGATAGCGATATCGGCGGCGTCAGCAGCTAACGCCGTGCCGCCGCCCAACGAAATACCGAGGTCGGCGGCTGCGAGTGCCGGGGCGTCGTTGGTACCGTCCCCGATCATCGCGACCTGACCGTCTGATTTGAGTCGCCGGATCGTCGCCGTCTTTCCTTCCGGTGGAACCTTCGCGAAGACGTGCGTCACGGCTTCGTGCTGCTTGAAGAAGTCCGTCGCTTCCTCGTCGTCACCGGTCAAGACGACGATGTCCGTGTCTCGTGCTCCGAGCCGAGAGATGGTGTCGTCCCAGCCGTCCCGCGGCTCATCGCCCACGACGATCAGCCCCTCTGCTGTCCCGTCGCGACCGACGACGACCGAAAGCTGACCGAAGCCCCGAGCGTCGGCGACACGAGACCGGATGTCGTCGTCCACGGTCCACCCCTGTTCCGCGAAGAGATCGAGGTTTCCGACAAGATACGGAGTTCCATCGATCACCCCTTCGATACCGGACTGGTGATTCGTGAACTCGCTTATCTGGCCTGTTTTCTCTGTCTCATTACCGTTATTGTCCGAGTTCGATTGATCGTCAAGGCCTTGGTCGGTCGCATTCCTGTGGGCGAAAGCCGTTGTGATGGCGTTTGCAGCGGGATGTGATGCTCGTTGTTCGAGCGCTGCGACGGCGTCAAGGAGGTCCGCAGGAGCGTCCGCTTCGATCACCTCCATCTCTCCGGTCGTGAGGGTCCCCGTCTTGTCGAAAACAACGGTATCGATGTCTCGGAGTCGTTCGAACACCGTCTCGTCGAAGATAATGATCCCCCGACGGAGTGCACTTGCGAGGCTCTTCGCGACCGAGAGCGGCGTCGCAAGTCCGAGGGCCCACGGCGAACCGGCGAGGAGGACCAGCAGTGCGAGGAGGATCGCGTCCGGGATGCTCATGTCGAACGCGATTACACTGGCACCACCGATCGCAACGGCGGCTCCGACAACGAGAAGTACCGCGTACGACGCGAGTTGGTCGGCGTGGCGTTGGACGCCGTGAGTCGCGCTCTGGAGGTCCCACACGGCTGTGGTTATCCGATCGATACTGCTCGTCACGTCCGTGCCGACACGAACCAAGGCCGCGCCGTCCGTGACGATCGATCCACCAATGATCTCGTTGCCGGCGCGTTTTAGCACCGGAAGCGACTCGCCAGTGACGATCGCTTCGTCGACGGTACAGCTGTCTTCGACCAGTTCACCGTCTACTGGGACTCGTTCACCCTGTCGAACGAGCACGACATCCCCTGAATTGAGGTCCTCCACGCGAACTTCCTCAGTCTTCCCGTCCGAGTCATACGTTCGTGCGCGCTCGACTTGTGATATCGTGAGTTCGGTGAGGCGATCAAGGGCGCGCTGCTTGATCGACGACTCGTAGAACACCATCGCGGTGACTGCGGCCGTGACGACGATCGCGAGGTCGTAGAAAATGTCGTTTTGTCCGAGGATGACAGCGGCCGTACTGTACGTGTACGCGCTGATCGCGGTGATCGCGACCAACAGGTCGGTGTTCGGGCGTCGCATTTTGAGACTGAGGTATGCGCCGCGCAACACCGGGAGACCGGTGAAGAGGAGAATAATGCCGGTCATCACGAAATACAGCCGGAGGAAGACGAACGCTCCCTCGCTATCTAGACGGAAGGCACCCTCGAATATTTCGAGCGCTTGCCAGTCAAATATTGACGCAAGGTGAGCGGGATAGATAATTGCGACGTACGGGACCAACAGAAACGCACCGAAGAGGAATCCGACGGAGTATCGCATTCCCAACAGCTGGTCGTCTCGACGCTTTCGAATTCCACCCATCTCTCGTGCTCGGCGCGTCGTCCCACCGGTTTCGCTCACGTCTGACGAGGCATCCTCACGGAGATACGCCGTATACCCGAGGGTACTCAATACATCACGCAGCGACTCCTTCGAAACAGTGTCTGGGTCGTGTTCAACTCGGATCGTCTCGGTGACGTAACTCGCCTCGGCACTGATCACTCCCTCTTGTTTCTCAGCGAGAGATTCAAGATACGCCTCACACGTCGCGGAGTACATGCCGTCAATCCGGAGGAACGTCCGAGAACGATACTGATCGGGAGGAACAGTGTCGTCTCCCTCATCAATCTTGTTCTCAGTTGTGGTCTGGGTGACATCGAGAGAATCGGGAGCCCCAAGCGTCGTGTGTACATCGTGGCACCCGCTCGAACAGAACGAGCGTTCACCATCAGCCTCGAACGTGGAAGACTGAATCTCTCGACCACACAAATAACATTTTTCAGTCATATATTAGTGGGAGTGGTTCATGCTGTCTGTCTGAGAGCACACCGGTCTGAATGGACACTATGAACCATGTTTTTTATAGAACGTATTCGGATGATAGGGTGTCTGTCGCTTATGATTCGGTAAGTGGGTCGTGTTTATGTGGTTGTTGATACTCTCTGTGGTGGATCTGTGTCAATCAGTCGTATCCACACCTACGTAGCATCCTCGGAAATATGCGACCACCACCCTCGCTCGCTGATCGCTATGTGTACTTGAGCGATGATCCCCAACAGGGGCAGTTCCAAGAGCGGACCGATCACAAGCGCCAACGGAATGAGTGGTTCATTCGGGAACGCGACGACGGCGATCGCGAGTGCAGTCGGTGAGTTTCGCGACAGGATAGTGTTGTTGAAACACACGAGTTCCTCGTACGAGAAATCAAGCATACGACCAATAGCGAATCCGACACCGAGGTTGATCACGTAAAAGGCGATCACGGGAATCGCCATCACAGCGAGCAGTCGCGGATTCTCGACGATTACCTGAATTGAGGCGCTAAGGCCCCTTCCTCATTCGTCTTTAGTTAATACTCTTAGTAATACTTAGTAGCTTCATATTCGATCCAGATTCGACACGTTCGTGCCGGCAATAGGTGGAAAATGGCGGTTTTGAGGGTTGCTTGTCGTTCGATATCAGCAACAACAGAATCTCAGCCGTGATTTCTACTACATCTAATACTCTTAGACATAATTTAAACTCAAGTATTACTACTGGGCTTAACTAAAGACGAATGGCCCCTTCCTCAACGAGCGACCGAAGGGAGCGAGTAAGGAGGGGATACAGCGCCGCGGCTCTGTTGAAATCCTCAAAGAGTTACATGTTTAGCCTGTAATTCGACGAAATGAAGGCCCTCCCGAAGTCGCAGATTCTCCGTTTTGCTGAGAAGGCGATCCATCTGGCGCGTCGAGCGGTCTCCCGATACTCCTCGAAATTTTCTAAACACCGCTATACACTTCCCCAACACGTTGTTCTGTTGTGTCTCAAAGTTCAAAAGAACACAACCTACCGTGGCTTGCTTGACGAACTGATCGAGATGCCACGCATCCGTCGAGCTCTTGGATTAGCTGAACTTCCTACTCCTTCAACGCTCTGTAAGGCGTTCAATCGACTTGATATGACCGTATGGCGTATCATATTGACTCTCTCAGCGACGCTACTTCCGACGAGCGGAGTTGTTGGAGTTGATGCATCAGGGTTCGACCGCAGTCACGCTTCGAAACACTACACGAAACGCGCCGAGCTCACGATTCAGCAGCTCAAAGTGACGCTGCTGGTCGATGCGAAGGTGAACGCAATCCTAGATTTACACGTGACGACGACCCGGAAACACGATAGCCAGGTTGCGCCGTCACTGATCAAACGCAATCCCGAGAATATCGACATTCTGCTCGGTGACAAGGGCTACGACGACCAGAAGATCAGGCGGCTTGCTCGTCAACACGAGGTTCGTCCACTGATCAAGCATCGTGAGTTCACATCGCTCCATAAGGCATGGAACGCGCGCTTAGATGCTGATCTCTATGGCCAGCGGAGTCAATCCGAGACAGTCAACTCTACGCTCAAGCGGAAGTACGGTGCGTTCGTCCGCTCACGACGATGGTGGAAGCAGTTCCGTGAACTCACCATCGCTTGTCTCAGTCACAACATCGACCGATCACTCTGAGTGGTCAAGACATATGATTCACAGACCGCTCAGGATCAGGGAGTAATGATTCTTGCCAGTCTTCATTCAGTCTCTGCTAAACACCGTTGCTGGATCAAACGGCCACCACTCGCGGTTTCGGATCGCCAAATGGATTTGTGC
This genomic stretch from Halorubrum depositum harbors:
- a CDS encoding transposase; protein product: METLAEHTAWLVDRFGDEDEYAGLNSFAHLQRVLDEQCYRIPDLEDDDDNQDSADQGHPGDESPGWQPLQTYTSSSDSTETAEDEPDSESLERDAEDRHDHIGLEESDEIDSSSLQNPHDDEATYRSKDAEDYFGYKSNIAETCDGENPFRLITAVRVDTNNTDDGDLLAEDARNLAEETGLRDLLVDGGYTHKEVEKCCRDQEITQHFTGITGQRPAAEKMSLAAPEWDGTRMVACPAGHEPFEQNHYETGRISGKMDKKFCDGCQHQENCFVEEQQEHYSYGFRERRVEVAQRRRRLDDPAEQEFLNLRAGVESLMNEMYHKDGEKTKFTGKIKVKNASIAKAMGRNLKRASRFLESEAKQEKSTG
- a CDS encoding heavy metal translocating P-type ATPase — protein: MTEKCYLCGREIQSSTFEADGERSFCSSGCHDVHTTLGAPDSLDVTQTTTENKIDEGDDTVPPDQYRSRTFLRIDGMYSATCEAYLESLAEKQEGVISAEASYVTETIRVEHDPDTVSKESLRDVLSTLGYTAYLREDASSDVSETGGTTRRAREMGGIRKRRDDQLLGMRYSVGFLFGAFLLVPYVAIIYPAHLASIFDWQALEIFEGAFRLDSEGAFVFLRLYFVMTGIILLFTGLPVLRGAYLSLKMRRPNTDLLVAITAISAYTYSTAAVILGQNDIFYDLAIVVTAAVTAMVFYESSIKQRALDRLTELTISQVERARTYDSDGKTEEVRVEDLNSGDVVLVRQGERVPVDGELVEDSCTVDEAIVTGESLPVLKRAGNEIIGGSIVTDGAALVRVGTDVTSSIDRITTAVWDLQSATHGVQRHADQLASYAVLLVVGAAVAIGGASVIAFDMSIPDAILLALLVLLAGSPWALGLATPLSVAKSLASALRRGIIIFDETVFERLRDIDTVVFDKTGTLTTGEMEVIEADAPADLLDAVAALEQRASHPAANAITTAFAHRNATDQGLDDQSNSDNNGNETEKTGQISEFTNHQSGIEGVIDGTPYLVGNLDLFAEQGWTVDDDIRSRVADARGFGQLSVVVGRDGTAEGLIVVGDEPRDGWDDTISRLGARDTDIVVLTGDDEEATDFFKQHEAVTHVFAKVPPEGKTATIRRLKSDGQVAMIGDGTNDAPALAAADLGISLGGGTALAADAADIAIVDNDIRSVETAFDLAGAARRRVKQNNLLAFSYNGIALLALAVGFFNPLSAAIAVIAGGGLVAVNTRRKLLQ
- a CDS encoding IS5 family transposase yields the protein MKALPKSQILRFAEKAIHLARRAVSRYSSKFSKHRYTLPQHVVLLCLKVQKNTTYRGLLDELIEMPRIRRALGLAELPTPSTLCKAFNRLDMTVWRIILTLSATLLPTSGVVGVDASGFDRSHASKHYTKRAELTIQQLKVTLLVDAKVNAILDLHVTTTRKHDSQVAPSLIKRNPENIDILLGDKGYDDQKIRRLARQHEVRPLIKHREFTSLHKAWNARLDADLYGQRSQSETVNSTLKRKYGAFVRSRRWWKQFRELTIACLSHNIDRSL